GGCTTGGCTCCTCTACCCCCGCGAGGCGAAGTTAAATCTAGAAGAGCTAGTAGGGTCTTAAGGCCTTCCTCAATTTTCTAGCCAAAAATTTTACAATTTAGCCCAGCCCAACCCAGCTCAAGCTCCAAAACCTAACCCCCAACGCCTACACCCATAAGGAGAGGAGCTGGGGGCCAGGTTCTGAGGTAATCCTGAGGGAGAGGCTATTCGTCCTCAGCAAAGATGTAGCGGTGCAGTTCACTCGGATCCGGTTCAGGACTTGCGAGGGCGAATTCTACCGCGTCCTCAATGTGGGCCTGAATTTTCTTGTCAATCGCTTTGAGCTCTTCGCCATTGGCTAACCCATGCTCGGTCAAGCGGGCTGCCAGAATTTTGATCGGGTCGCGGGCTAACCAAGCTTCCTTCTCTTCAGCAGGCCGCAGCTCATCTGGATCCGCCAAGGAATGGCCCCGGAAGCGGTAGGTGTGACACTCTAGCAGCGTCGGTCCCTCACCAGCACGGGCGCGGTCAATGGCTTCAAGCGCACGTTCGCGCACAGCCAGCACGTCCTGCCCATCCACCTCGTAGCCGGGCATGCCGAAGGCTGCGGCCTTCTTATAGATAGCCACGTCCGAAGTAGCCCGGCCGTGGGACATGCCAATCGCCCAGAGGTTGTTTTCGACCACAAAGATGATCGGCAGCTTCCAGAGCTGAGCCATGTTTAGGGTTTCAAAGAACTGCCCGTTATTAGCAGCACCATCGCCAAAGAAACAGGCTGTGACCTGATCGGCACTCGTATCACCCAGCGCCTCACGCCGATATTTGGCTGAAAAGGCTGCCCCTGCGGCTACCGGAATGCCCTCAGCAACGAAGGCATAGCCACCCAAGAAATTATGTTCCGATGAGAATATGTGCATAGAGCCACCCCGGCCCTTGCTGCAACCAGTTGCCTTACCAAACAGCTCCGCCATCACAGCTCGAGCTGGGACACCCTTACTGACCGCGTGAACGTGGTCCCGATAGGTACTAGCAACATAATCGTCAGGGCGCATGGCTTGGATGACGCCAGTCGCTACTGCTTCCTGACCGTTATAGAGATGCACGAAGCCGAACATTTTGCCTCGGTAGTACATCTCAGCGCACTTGTCTTCGAACAGACGGCCCAGAACCATGTCTTCGTAGAGACGTAGACCTTGCTCGCGGTTAATGGACAGAGCTGAGGGGGGGGACGCGATACGATCCTGGACCATAACTTGCAATCTTCTCCCGACTCACTGACAGTCTGGTTAATCTTATTTAATCAGCTAACCCAATGTACCCCAGATCCTGAAGTCTCCCGGTGCTTAGCTGTCCTGGTACTTAGCTGTCCAGATGCTCAGCAGTTGAGGCTGACTAGCTAGGCCTGGGGGTTCACCCGTACGTTTTTGCAAATCTAGAGTAGAGAAACGCCAGATTTAGGTACACTCCACGCTTAAAATATCCAGGGGTGTCTTTACTCAGACTGACTCATGGCCCGAAATGCCGGGTGTATGATGAGTGCAATTTCCCTGCTCACTTGTTGCTGCTGAGGACGTGGACCTGTGCGCATCCCGCTTGATTATTACAGAATTCTAGGATTG
The Leptolyngbya sp. FACHB-261 DNA segment above includes these coding regions:
- the pdhA gene encoding pyruvate dehydrogenase (acetyl-transferring) E1 component subunit alpha, producing MVQDRIASPPSALSINREQGLRLYEDMVLGRLFEDKCAEMYYRGKMFGFVHLYNGQEAVATGVIQAMRPDDYVASTYRDHVHAVSKGVPARAVMAELFGKATGCSKGRGGSMHIFSSEHNFLGGYAFVAEGIPVAAGAAFSAKYRREALGDTSADQVTACFFGDGAANNGQFFETLNMAQLWKLPIIFVVENNLWAIGMSHGRATSDVAIYKKAAAFGMPGYEVDGQDVLAVRERALEAIDRARAGEGPTLLECHTYRFRGHSLADPDELRPAEEKEAWLARDPIKILAARLTEHGLANGEELKAIDKKIQAHIEDAVEFALASPEPDPSELHRYIFAEDE